One stretch of Mangifera indica cultivar Alphonso chromosome 9, CATAS_Mindica_2.1, whole genome shotgun sequence DNA includes these proteins:
- the LOC123225224 gene encoding copper-transporting ATPase HMA4-like — MISVKEKMEVKRRDHLKKPLLQHVNGVANDIPQQINDGGKKFRTVKFKIREIKCASCSASIESVLLKLNGVESAMVSPLDGQAAVKYVPELVTVKQIKETIEEAGFPVDDFPEQDIAVCRLKIKGMMCTSCSESVECALQMVDGVKRAVVGIALEEAKVHFDPNVTNTDRIIEAIKDAGFGADLINSGNDANKVHLKLEGVKSQEDSNFIQTFLESVEGVNHVEMDMEENKVTVSYDPELTGPRSIIRCINGDSHGPNIYRASLYIPSRQREAERRKETRMYKNQFLLSCLFTIPVFLFSMVLPMLPTYGGWLDYKVHNMLTIGMLLRWILCTPVQFVVGRRFYVGSYRALRRKSANMDVLVALGTNVAYFYSIYIAMKALTSDIFEGQDFFETSAMLISFILLGKYLEVVAKGKTSDALAKLTELAPDTAHLLTLDDEGTVISEMEISTQLIQRNDIIKVLPGEKVPVDGIVIDGQSHVNESMITGEAKPVSKKPNDTVIGGTMNENGCLLVKATHVGSETALSQIVQLVEAAQLSRAPVQKLADQISKFFVPTVVVAAFITWLGWFIPGVAGLYPKHWIPKVMDEFELALQFGISVLVVACPCALGLATPTALMVATGKGASQGVLIKGGIALEKAHKVKTVVFDKTGTLTVGKPEVVSAVLFSHFSMEEFCNMITAAEANSEHPIAKAVVKHAKKLSQKFASHTKLVNEAKDFEVHTGAGVSGKVGDKRILVGNKRLMQAFHVPVESAVENYILENEQLARTCVLVAIDGKIAGAFAVTDPVKPEARVVVSYLHSMGITSIMVTGDNWATATAIAKEAGIEKVVAETDPIGKADKIKELQLKGMTVAMVGDGINDSPALVAADVGMAIGAGTDVAIEAADIVLIKSNLEDVITAIDLSRKTISRIRLNYVWALGYNILAMPIAAGILYPFTGIRLPPWLAGASMAASSLSVVCSSLLLQSYKKPLHIKAS; from the exons ATGATTTCCGTGAAGGAAAAAATGGAAGTTAAAAGGAGGGATCATCTGAAGAAACCCTTATTGCAGCATGTAAATGGAGTTGCAAATGACATCCCCCAACAGATTAATGATGGAGGTAAGAAATTTAGGACGGTAAAGTTCAAAATACGGGAGATCAAGTGTGCTTCTTGTTCAGCATCTATTGAATCTGTGCTGTTGAAACTTAATGGGGTTGAGAGTGCCATGGTGTCACCCCTTGATGGCCAGGCTGCAGTTAAATATGTTCCCGAGCTTGTTACT GTGAAACAAATTAAGGAAACCATTGAAGAAGCAGGTTTCCCTGTTGATGATTTTCCAGAACAAGACATAGCAGTATGCCGCCTCAAGATTAAAGGAATGATGTGTACCAGCTGCTCTGAGTCTGTAGAATGTGCCCTTCAAATGGTAGATGGAGTGAAAAGGGCTGTGGTTGGTATAGCTCTTGAAGAAGCAAAGGTTCATTTTGATCCAAATGTCACTAATACTGACCGTATCATTGAGGCAATAAAAGATGCTGGATTTGGAGCTGATTTGATTAATTCTGGCAATGATGCAAACAAAGTGCATTTAAAACTTGAAGGAGTTAAGTCACAGGAAGATTCTAACTTTATTCAGACCTTTCTTGAGTCAGTTGAAGGTGTAAATCATGTTGAAATGGATATGGAAGAAAATAAGGTGACAGTTAGCTATGACCCTGAACTCACTGGCCCAAGATCTATTATACGGTGCATTAATGGAGATTCCCATGGCCCTAACATTTATCGTGCAAGCTTATACATTCCTTCAAGACAAAGAGAAGCAGAGCGGCGGAAAGAAACTCGGATGTACAAGAACCAATTCTTGCTAAGCTGCTTGTTTACCATCCCTGTTTTTCTGTTTTCAATGGTACTTCCAATGCTTCCTACTTATGGTGGCTGGCTAGACTACAAGGTTCATAACATGCTCACTATTGGGATGCTCTTAAGATGGATCCTCTGCACACCAGTGCAGTTTGTTGTTGGCCGCAG GTTCTATGTGGGATCATATCGTGCATTGAGACGAAAATCTGCTAATATGGATGTTCTGGTCGCACTTGGCACTAACGTTGCTTATTtttactctatatatatagCAATGAAAGCATTGACTTCAGATATATTTGAAGGGCAAGATTTCTTTGAGACTAGTGCCATGTTGATATCCTTTATTCTCTTAGGGAAATATTTGGAGGTTGTTGCCAAAGGGAAAACATCAGATGCTTTAGCAAAGCTGACAGAACTTGCCCCTGATACAGCTCATCTTTTAACATTAGATGATGAAGGAACTGTCATTTCAGAGATGGAAATCAGTACTCAGCTGATACAGAGGAATGATATAATCAAGGTTCTACCGGGAGAAAAAGTTCCAGTGGATGGGATAGTTATCGATGGTCAAAGTCATGTGAATGAGAGTATGATTACTGGAGAGGCAAAGCCTGTTTCTAAAAAACCCAATGATACG GTTATTGGTGGGACCATGAATGAGAATGGTTGCTTACTGGTTAAGGCTACTCATGTTGGGTCAGAGACGGCTCTTTCTCAAATTGTTCAACTTGTAGAAGCTGCTCAGCTTTCCAGAGCACCTGTTCAGAAACTAGCCGATCAGATCTCAAAGTTTTTCGTCCCAACA GTTGTTGTTGCAGCATTTATTACATGGCTCGGATGGTTCATCCCTGGCGTGGCCGGACTTTACCCAAAACATTGGATTCCAAAAGTCATGGATGAGTTTGAGCTTGCTCTACAGTTTGGTATTTCAGTATTGGTGGTTGCTTGCCCATGTGCTCTTGGACTGGCAACCCCAACTGCTCTCATGGTTGCCACAGGGAAGGGTGCTTCTCAAGGTGTGCTTATCAAGGGAGGAATTGCACTTGAAAAGGCACACAAG GTAAAGACAGTTGTCTTTGATAAGACAGGGACACTGACAGTTGGGAAGCCTGAAGTAGTCAGTGCAGTgctcttttctcatttttcaatgGAGGAGTTCTGCAACATGATCACTGCTGCTGAG GCAAATAGCGAACATCCAATAGCGAAAGCTGTGGTGAAGCATGCAAAGAAGCTGAGTCAGAAGTTTGCCTCCCATACTAAACTGGTTAACGAGGCTAAGGACTTTGAGGTGCATACTGGAGCTGGTGTAAGTGGAAAAGTTGGTGACAAAAGAATTTTAGTTGGAAACAAGAGGCTCATGCAGGCGTTTCATGTCCCTGTTGAATCTGCGGTGGAGAACTATATTTTGGAAAACGAGCAACTGGCCCGAACTTGCGTTTTAGTTGCCATTGATGGAAAAATTGCTGGAGCTTTTGCCGTAACTGATCCCGTGAAGCCTGAGGCCCGGGTTGTTGTATCTTATCTCCATTCAATGGGCATTACAAGCATCATGGTAACTGGTGATAATTGGGCCACGGCTACTGCCATAGCAAAAGAGGCTGGAATAGAGAAGGTAGTTGCTGAGACAGACCCAATTGGAAAAGCTGATAAGATAAAAGAATTACAG TTAAAAGGGATGACGGTGGCTATGGTGGGAGATGGAATAAACGACTCCCCAGCTTTAGTTGCAGCTGATGTAGGGATGGCAATAGGTGCAGGGACAGACGTAGCAATAGAAGCAGCGGATATAGTTCTCATCAAAAGCAACTTAGAAGACGTAATCACAGCGATAGATCTTTCAAGAAAGACCATTTCTCGAATTCGTCTCAACTACGTTTGGGCACTTGGTTATAACATTCTCGCCATGCCTATTGCCGCCGGAATTCTCTACCCCTTCACTGGAATCCGACTACCACCATGGCTGGCCGGGGCTTCCATGGCAGCTTCATCGCTAAGTGTGGTTTGTTCCTCTCTCTTATTGCAGTCTTATAAGAAACCATTGCATATTAAAGCCTCTTAA